The genomic window TCCATCCCGACCCTTCTGTCAGCGCGTCTCCCGATGGACCGTGTGTCCGTTGCAGGCGGAGCAGAACTTCTTCCGCTCCATCCGCTCAGGTTGTCTTGCACGATCCTTCGATGT from Gemmatimonadota bacterium includes these protein-coding regions:
- the rpmG gene encoding 50S ribosomal protein L33; its protein translation is MRVRVVLACSRCERRNYITSKDRARQPERMERKKFCSACNGHTVHRETR